One genomic window of Garra rufa chromosome 2, GarRuf1.0, whole genome shotgun sequence includes the following:
- the LOC141326012 gene encoding zinc finger BED domain-containing protein 4-like, producing the protein MSAIWQYFTVDVPNSKTATCKICKESISRGGTNVANFNTSNLIKHLKTRHAKEHDEFKAKGKKKDELQQQTLEAAFQRRDKFPKDSQKATKITDKILEFIVLDDQPLSVVENVGFRRLMEHLEPRYCLPGRKYISETALPKLYETVREHISCMLKDVHAISFTTDIWSSDVCPMSLLSLTSHWVDRESTFTPRSAVLHTNEFRGSHTGTLIAEAIEGMLVKWKIPKSNVHVVLRDNASNMKKAMDEMDVPSLGCFAHTLQLVVHEGLLSQRSVSDALANGRKLVGHFKHSPLATTRLEDIQKDLQMPTKRLHQDIATRWNSTYYMVESLLEQKRSISAYGADHDLPVTLTANQWALLEKIIIVLAPFEELTRQISSSTSSAAEVIPSVTVLKRLLARENEGDTGIKTMKTTLLEAVQKRFKTIENEPLYAVATLLDPRFKDRYFTEADSIKQAKDALTQEVEKMEALLSRTTPEGAETVPENPHKAPRMEAQPDSSRKSSLKGLFEEILQEHDEERGASSTSTQVQNQIQTYLTEQTVPRSDSPFQYWGVNQIWFPTLAATAAKFLCAPCTSVDSERLFSAASNIVDARRNRLGGERAEMLIFLKKNLPLLLKL; encoded by the exons ATGTCGGCGATTTGGCAGTATTTTACAGTGGATGTTCCCAACAGTAAGACGgcgacatgcaaaatatgcaaggAATCAATTTCGAGGGGTGGCACAAATGTTGCAAATTTCAACACCAGCAACTTAATTAAACATTTGAAGACGCGTCACGCTAAAGAGCACGACGAATTTAAAGCTAAGGGGAAAAAGAAGGACGAACTGCAGCAGCAAACTCTGGAAGCTGCCTTCCAGCGACGAGATAAATTCCCCAAAGACAGCCAAAAAGCAACAAAGATAACAGACAAAATTTTGGAGTTTATTGTCCTGGATGACCAACCCCTGTCTGTCGTCGAAAATGTGGGATTTCGCCGCTTAATGGAGCATTTGGAGCCAAGGTACTGTTTGCCAGGTCGTAAATATATCTCAGAAACTGCGCTACCCAAATTATACGAGACAGTTAGGGAACACATTTCGTGTATGCTGAAAGACGTGCATGCAATCAGCTTTACCACGGACATTTGGAGCTCCGACGTGTGCCCCATGTCTTTGCTAAGTTTAACATCACACTGGGTGGACAGAGAGTCAACATTTACCCCTCGAAGTGCGGTGCTGCACACCAACGAGTTCCGAGGGTCACACACTGGCACATTAATTGCCGAAGCAATTGAGGGGATGCTGGTAAAGTGGAAAATCCCCAAGTCCAACGTTCATGTTGTTTTGCGCGACAACGCTAGCAACATGAAGAAAGCCATGGACGAGATGGATGTACCGAGTTTGGGATGCTTCGCCCACACTCTCCAGCTAGTGGTGCATGAAGGGCTACTGTCACAGAGAAGTGTGAGTGATGCACTGGCGAATGGTAGGAAGTTAGTAGGGCATTTCAAACACTCGCCACTGGCTACTACACGCCTGGAAGATATTCAAAAAGATCTCCAAATGCCCACCAAACGTCTGCACCAAGACATAGCAACGAGGTGGAACAGTACCTACTATATGGTTGAGAGTTTACTGGAGCAGAAGCGGTCAATTTCAGCATATGGAGCTGACCACGACCTGCCAGTGACCCTTACGGCTAACCAGTGGGCTTTACTGGAGAAAATAATCATTGTTCTGGCACCATTTGAAGAACTGACCAGACAGATTAGCTCCTCCACCTCTTCTGCAGCTGAAGTCATCCCCTCAGTCACAGTGCTGAAACGCCTGCTTGCTCGGGAGAACGAGGGGGACACGGGTATAAAAACCATGAAAACAACCCTTCTTGAGGCTGTCCAGAAAAGATTCAAGACCATCGAGAATGAGCCCTTGTATGCAGTTGCCACTCTTTTAGACCCACGATTCAAAGACAG atACTTCACAGAAGCAGACAGCATCAAGCAGGCCAAGGATGCTCTGACCCAAGAGGTGGAGAAGATGGAGGCGTTACTGAGCAGGACCACACCTGAGGGAGCAGAGACGGTGCCAGAAAACCCCCATAAAGCCCCACGTATGGAAGCACAGCCAGACAGCAGCAGAAAGAGCAGCTTGAAAGGCCTGTTTGAGGAAATCCTGCAGGAGCATGATGAGGAACGTGGGGCAAGTAGCACAAGCACACAAGTTCAAAATCAAATACAGACATATTTGACAGAGCAAACAGTCCCACGCTCAGACAGCCCATTCCAGTACTGGGGAGTCAACCAAATTTGGTTTCCCACCCTGGCTGCCACTGCTGCAAAGTTTCTCTGTGCTCCTTGTACCAGTGTTGACAGTGAGAGACTGTTCAGTGCAGCGTCCAACATTGTTGATGCAAGAAGGAACAGGCTAGGAGGAGAGAGGGCAGAAATGCTCATCTTCTTGAAGAAGAATCTGCCTTTGCTCTTGAAATTATGA